In the Bradyrhizobium guangzhouense genome, one interval contains:
- a CDS encoding ATP-binding protein, giving the protein MITQTRDLKAERHRLTVLFSDLVGSTMLGREIESEHLSELLGQLRDIWHRAVSKHGGRVIRTQGDGVLAVFGYPRSGEDDGRRAAEAAIDIHRWVGLLRHDSVSPALLPLRMHSGIHAGTLLLTEGDIESGRYDLVGDVVNTAAHLSRRAAPGQILASIDALGPHANFFELGALVQVPDAGPEMPQARAVLRRSMVTRRFDATSRRGLTPFTGRNEVFDFLTGFLSEPQPVSRRCAVVVGGPGLGKTRLLEEVLRDCDTDQFKLLRGSCESYVGAEVLQPFLQMLRASLGIRPDASIAEADETARDALQPWLAELGPRAETIVALASTGADARGGRMTVDGVVGDLLGFFTVLSAQGPLMMVIDDWQWSDDASRQLLEKLLQLPHGPRFILASRPRDDGTEWISGAPHMLLKPFAGGETDIAVRRWVPQADPFLVARVHAYAGGVPLFIEELCHSIAANDNASFEMRSQQGGWIATLVASRLSRLPPGQVKIVRAAAVIGNTVPKSLLVAACGSEPDAETLRALADADFLFADPAGDMLRFKHGITRDAVYDTITLHERQALHKRIEASLLARSEQADREDTLEALAHHSRGAGHWENAAHYAERAGDKAMAAFALDLAGAQYKAAMDALDRLPDRSREQSLRWCLLANKLGMANIFDPLSLTEDTSVFERAVAIASSLGDTGATAAAYEWLGYTCYGFGRFREGVTHTRTALEWAHKLGEPRLIARIKAVLGQILAASCQYDEATALIDAAISTARSRRHGAIAVGSAYSLSCKGSILADRGDFDGAHECFNEAMSLVEGSTHPVVSSVRNWVSVALVWQGRWQEAEQLAVEGARAAENMRSLLMLTACRAASGFARWSTTGDADGLQQLRNAAQWMERRNFHFYTSVQYSWLVEAAAAEGDVDTARRYAAHVLGRAREGERLGEAMACRALARLSARRGDFGRGRRWLLRAETSAGWRGSLRDAALNLAAHAELLAQQGQVEMARQTATEAAEKLRALGMHWHAEQAGRLQ; this is encoded by the coding sequence ATGATCACGCAGACCCGCGACCTGAAAGCCGAACGTCATCGATTGACGGTGCTTTTCTCTGACCTCGTCGGGTCCACCATGCTGGGCCGGGAAATCGAATCCGAGCATCTCTCCGAACTGCTGGGGCAGCTCAGGGATATCTGGCATCGCGCGGTGTCCAAGCATGGCGGGCGCGTCATCCGGACGCAGGGAGATGGCGTTCTGGCCGTGTTCGGCTATCCGCGGTCCGGCGAGGATGACGGTCGTCGTGCCGCCGAAGCCGCCATCGACATTCACAGGTGGGTTGGCTTGTTGCGCCACGACAGCGTGTCCCCGGCTCTACTGCCGCTTCGCATGCATTCGGGCATCCACGCGGGCACCTTGCTTCTGACCGAGGGGGATATCGAGTCCGGCCGATATGACCTGGTCGGCGATGTCGTGAATACGGCTGCGCATTTGTCGCGTCGGGCTGCCCCGGGCCAGATCCTCGCCAGCATTGATGCCCTTGGGCCGCACGCGAATTTCTTCGAGCTCGGCGCCCTGGTTCAGGTGCCGGACGCCGGGCCGGAGATGCCGCAAGCGCGTGCGGTGCTGCGACGAAGCATGGTGACCCGGCGGTTTGACGCAACGTCCCGGCGCGGCTTGACGCCCTTCACCGGGCGCAACGAAGTGTTCGACTTTCTGACGGGCTTTCTCAGCGAACCACAGCCGGTCTCGCGACGATGTGCCGTCGTCGTCGGCGGTCCCGGGCTCGGCAAAACGCGGTTGCTGGAAGAGGTGCTGCGAGACTGCGATACCGATCAGTTCAAGCTGCTGCGGGGGAGCTGCGAGAGCTATGTCGGCGCCGAGGTGCTCCAACCGTTTCTGCAGATGCTGCGCGCCTCTTTGGGCATACGACCGGACGCATCGATCGCCGAAGCCGACGAGACGGCCCGCGACGCGCTGCAGCCATGGCTCGCCGAACTCGGTCCACGCGCGGAAACGATCGTCGCACTCGCCTCGACCGGCGCCGATGCGCGCGGCGGCCGCATGACCGTCGATGGCGTCGTCGGTGACCTGCTCGGGTTCTTTACCGTCTTGTCGGCACAAGGGCCGTTGATGATGGTGATCGACGACTGGCAATGGTCCGACGACGCGAGCCGGCAGTTGCTGGAAAAACTCCTGCAATTGCCCCATGGACCGCGCTTCATCCTCGCCAGCCGGCCGCGCGACGACGGCACCGAGTGGATTTCCGGCGCGCCGCATATGCTGCTGAAGCCGTTTGCGGGAGGGGAAACCGACATCGCCGTACGACGCTGGGTGCCGCAAGCCGATCCCTTCCTCGTGGCCCGTGTTCACGCCTATGCCGGCGGGGTGCCACTGTTCATCGAGGAGCTGTGCCATTCCATCGCGGCCAACGACAATGCATCGTTCGAGATGCGCAGCCAGCAAGGCGGATGGATCGCCACGCTGGTCGCGTCGCGCCTGTCGCGCCTGCCGCCGGGTCAGGTGAAGATTGTCCGCGCCGCTGCGGTGATCGGAAACACGGTCCCGAAGAGCCTGCTCGTGGCGGCCTGCGGCAGCGAGCCCGACGCGGAGACCTTGCGGGCATTGGCCGACGCGGATTTTCTCTTCGCCGATCCAGCCGGCGATATGCTTCGCTTCAAGCACGGCATCACGCGGGACGCTGTCTACGACACCATCACCCTGCACGAGCGCCAGGCCTTGCACAAGCGCATCGAAGCCAGTTTGCTGGCGCGGTCCGAGCAGGCCGACCGCGAAGACACGCTGGAAGCCTTGGCCCACCATTCGCGCGGGGCAGGGCATTGGGAAAACGCCGCTCATTATGCCGAACGCGCCGGCGACAAGGCCATGGCGGCCTTCGCGTTGGACCTTGCCGGGGCCCAGTACAAGGCTGCCATGGATGCGTTGGATCGGTTGCCGGATCGCTCGCGCGAGCAATCCCTGCGCTGGTGCCTGCTGGCGAATAAACTCGGCATGGCCAACATCTTCGATCCCCTGTCGTTGACCGAGGACACCAGCGTGTTCGAACGGGCGGTCGCGATCGCGTCCTCGCTCGGCGACACCGGCGCGACGGCCGCTGCTTATGAGTGGCTCGGCTACACCTGCTACGGCTTCGGCCGCTTTCGCGAAGGGGTGACACACACGAGAACGGCGCTGGAATGGGCGCACAAGCTCGGGGAGCCCCGCCTGATCGCTCGGATAAAAGCCGTGCTGGGGCAGATTCTCGCCGCGAGCTGCCAATACGACGAGGCCACCGCCTTGATCGACGCTGCCATCTCGACTGCGCGCAGCCGCCGCCATGGCGCGATTGCCGTCGGCTCGGCCTATTCGTTGTCGTGCAAGGGCAGCATCCTGGCCGATCGGGGCGATTTCGATGGCGCCCATGAGTGTTTCAACGAGGCGATGAGCCTGGTCGAAGGTTCGACCCATCCGGTCGTGAGCTCTGTGCGCAATTGGGTCTCGGTCGCGCTGGTCTGGCAAGGCCGCTGGCAGGAGGCCGAGCAATTGGCCGTGGAGGGCGCTCGCGCCGCCGAAAACATGCGCAGCCTGCTGATGCTGACGGCGTGCCGCGCGGCATCCGGATTTGCCCGCTGGTCCACGACCGGCGATGCCGATGGCTTGCAGCAGCTACGAAACGCCGCGCAATGGATGGAGCGGCGCAACTTTCACTTCTACACGTCGGTGCAATATAGCTGGCTGGTCGAGGCGGCGGCGGCCGAAGGCGATGTCGATACGGCACGGCGGTACGCAGCCCATGTGCTGGGCCGCGCGCGCGAAGGCGAGCGGCTGGGCGAGGCAATGGCGTGCCGCGCACTCGCGAGGCTTTCGGCCCGTCGGGGGGATTTTGGACGAGGCCGGCGCTGGTTGCTGCGGGCCGAAACCTCCGCAGGCTGGCGCGGCTCGCTGCGCGATGCCGCTCTGAACCTGGCCGCGCACGCCGAGCTTCTCGCGCAGCAGGGCCAGGTTGAAATGGCCCGTCAAACCGCAACTGAGGCTGCCGAAAAGCTCCGCGCGCTCGGCATGCACTGGCATGCGGAACAGGCAGGACGGCTCCAGTAA
- a CDS encoding trypsin-like peptidase domain-containing protein, translating to MPLATFCRSLTWTVVPVLGLALVLGSGVCRANEFDREQAETFSTTNLAPLVKRISPAVVGIRAWGVPSEPRIFDPEAGLPDPPTLREWQGAGVIVDALAGFIVTANHLVASASVVKAKLQDGRALDALVLMRSDRDDVALLRVAPDNLRAMTLDYAGAIEVGQSVLAIGNPGDWGQSVTLGIVSALHRSCPGIANGDLIQSDVRVGQGSSGGALVNLQGNLVGIVLARRNGFAFAAPVAAVRRLFVAAQ from the coding sequence ATGCCACTTGCCACCTTCTGCCGCTCCCTCACATGGACGGTCGTGCCCGTGTTGGGCCTGGCGCTTGTCCTTGGATCCGGCGTCTGCCGCGCCAATGAATTCGATAGGGAGCAGGCTGAGACGTTCTCGACGACGAACCTTGCGCCTCTCGTGAAGCGCATCTCGCCGGCCGTGGTGGGAATCCGGGCTTGGGGCGTGCCGTCGGAGCCGCGGATCTTTGATCCGGAAGCCGGGTTGCCCGATCCTCCGACGCTGCGGGAATGGCAGGGAGCGGGTGTCATCGTGGATGCCTTGGCAGGCTTCATCGTGACTGCAAATCACCTGGTTGCCAGCGCGTCAGTCGTGAAGGCAAAACTCCAGGATGGCCGGGCGCTGGACGCCCTTGTGCTCATGCGATCCGATCGGGATGACGTTGCGCTGCTCCGCGTCGCCCCCGACAATCTTCGTGCGATGACCCTCGACTACGCTGGCGCGATCGAGGTGGGACAGTCGGTCCTGGCGATCGGAAACCCCGGGGATTGGGGGCAAAGCGTGACGCTTGGGATCGTGTCAGCCTTGCATCGTTCGTGCCCGGGTATCGCCAACGGCGATCTGATCCAATCGGACGTCCGCGTCGGCCAAGGGAGTTCGGGCGGTGCGCTGGTCAATCTGCAGGGGAATCTGGTCGGAATTGTCCTTGCGCGACGCAACGGGTTTGCCTTTGCCGCGCCGGTCGCCGCGGTCCGGAGGCTCTTTGTGGCCGCACAGTAG
- a CDS encoding CBS domain-containing protein, translating to MRAHQIMSRRVVTIRPEALVADAIKVMLAHHISGLPVVDLAGKLVGILCESDFLRRTEIGTAHERNRLLTMLRGADRTAAEFVKEHGRTVEQVMTRQPVFTTEHAPLVEVADMMERRHLNHVPVMRGERIVGIITRSDFLSAVAGPLTSAFGYSRDDGQIRRSVLAALARIPRQPTCLNVSVKDGTVTLRGVIRGENAHRAVTVACENVAGVRAVENRLYLQPDRPDPEDDYGGGDFVSLQMEPSTLDDEPL from the coding sequence ATGCGCGCGCACCAGATCATGTCCAGACGCGTTGTAACGATACGACCGGAGGCACTGGTCGCCGATGCAATCAAGGTGATGCTTGCCCATCACATCAGCGGCCTGCCCGTGGTGGACCTGGCCGGGAAACTCGTCGGCATCCTGTGCGAAAGCGATTTCCTCAGGCGGACTGAAATCGGGACGGCGCACGAACGCAACCGTTTGCTCACGATGTTGCGCGGAGCCGATCGGACTGCAGCTGAGTTCGTGAAGGAGCACGGACGCACGGTCGAGCAGGTGATGACACGCCAGCCGGTTTTCACCACCGAGCACGCGCCGCTTGTCGAGGTCGCCGACATGATGGAGCGGCGGCATCTGAACCACGTGCCTGTCATGCGCGGCGAGCGCATCGTCGGAATCATTACCCGATCCGACTTCCTGTCGGCCGTTGCCGGTCCGCTGACCAGTGCCTTCGGCTATTCCAGGGACGACGGTCAGATTCGTCGTTCCGTCCTCGCCGCGCTGGCCCGGATACCGCGGCAGCCGACCTGCCTGAACGTCAGCGTAAAGGACGGCACGGTCACACTCCGTGGCGTCATCAGGGGTGAAAACGCGCATCGGGCGGTCACCGTGGCGTGCGAGAATGTTGCAGGCGTTCGTGCCGTGGAGAACCGGCTTTATCTCCAGCCGGATCGACCGGATCCCGAGGACGATTACGGCGGAGGCGATTTCGTGTCGCTGCAGATGGAGCCGTCCACGCTGGACGACGAGCCATTGTAG
- a CDS encoding c-type cytochrome has protein sequence MTAIIVALSASGAAAPAGLSATLSDLMARLQLQHAKLWFAGKLSNWSLANYEIQQIDANLEATSRLLANPSQAERAKEQMRAVRQAVQSKDVPAFMASYAGLTNECNGCHRSSGYAWIVMQVPLTLPVPNQLFVDQVSEGRAIANATCGTCHVVADAAKEAPAFRPSPPTFPEIISRPSFSADGLRHFLTSGHRRLGPDQAMPNPRLSESQVEAVVAYLETLRADKQR, from the coding sequence TTGACTGCGATCATCGTCGCGCTGTCCGCCTCCGGGGCGGCGGCGCCGGCCGGTTTGTCTGCGACACTGTCCGACCTCATGGCCAGACTTCAGCTTCAGCACGCAAAGCTTTGGTTTGCGGGCAAGCTGAGCAATTGGAGCCTGGCGAACTACGAGATTCAACAGATCGATGCCAATCTTGAAGCGACCAGCAGGTTGCTCGCGAACCCGTCACAAGCCGAACGCGCCAAGGAGCAGATGAGGGCCGTACGCCAGGCGGTCCAGTCGAAGGACGTCCCCGCGTTCATGGCATCGTATGCCGGCCTGACAAACGAATGCAACGGTTGCCACCGGAGCAGCGGATATGCATGGATCGTCATGCAGGTTCCGCTCACCCTGCCCGTTCCCAATCAGTTGTTCGTCGACCAGGTATCCGAGGGGCGCGCAATTGCCAACGCAACTTGCGGAACGTGCCACGTCGTCGCTGATGCTGCGAAGGAAGCACCTGCGTTCCGGCCGTCCCCGCCGACGTTTCCGGAGATCATCAGCCGACCGTCCTTCTCGGCCGACGGTCTGCGGCATTTCCTGACGTCGGGCCATCGGCGACTGGGACCAGACCAGGCAATGCCGAATCCGAGGCTCTCCGAATCCCAGGTCGAAGCC